A window of the Oncorhynchus keta strain PuntledgeMale-10-30-2019 chromosome 21, Oket_V2, whole genome shotgun sequence genome harbors these coding sequences:
- the LOC118400434 gene encoding TBC1 domain family member 20-like isoform X1 — translation MKRSRSVGASSPLNGIGKQDGDSRRKRKVAEISQALNVTPVDVAALRRMAISEGGLLTDEIRCKVWPRLLNVPTDTLPEKPEEIERENNKDYNQVLLDVQRSLKRFPPGMPDKQREGLQEELIDIILRVLGRNTQLHYYQGYHDIVVTFLLVLDERLATALVEKLSTHHLRDFMDPTMDNTKHILNYLMPIIERINPEVHDFMQQAEVGTIFALSWLITWFGHVLSDFRHVVRLYDFFLACHPLMPIYFAAVIVLYREDEVLDCECDMASVHHLLSQIPQDLPYETLISRAGDLFVQFPPSELAREAAQQYSQQTAASTFKDFDLVSEQQRPDSVLRRRLREKQALEGAAAGAMVAMAQPTVARRFVRLAVMGLTVALGAAALTLVNTALEWVPKLDLHLFP, via the exons ATGAAAAGATCTAGAAGTGTTGGTGCGTCTTCACCTTTGAATGGGATAGGAAAACAAG ATGGCGACTCCcggaggaagaggaaggtggCAGAGATCTCTCAGGCCCTGAATGTGACGCCTGTGGATGTGGCGGCACTAAGGAGGATGGCCATCAGTGAGGGGGGGCTGCTCACAGACGAGATCCGCTGTAAAGTGTGGCCCCGGCTGCTGAATGTGCCTACCGACACCCTGCCTGAGAAACCAG aggaaatagagagggagaataATAAGGACTATAACCAGGTGCTGTTGGATGTCCAGCGTTCCCTTAAAAGGTTCCCTCCTG GCATGCCAGACAAGCAGCGTGAGGGCCTCCAGGAGGAGCTGATTGACATCATCCTGCGGGTGCTGGGAAGGAACACCCAGCTGCACTACTACCAGGGCTACCACGACATCGTGGTCACCTTCCTACTTGTGCTGGACGAACGTCTGGCCACTGCTCTGGTAGAGAAACTCTCTACGCACCACCTCAG GGACTTTATGGACCCAACTATGGACAACACTAAACACATCCTTAACTATCTGATGCCAATCATCGAGAGGATCAACCCAGAGGTGCATGACTTCATGCAGCA GGCAGAGGTGGGCACCATCTTTGCCCTTAGCTGGCTCATCACCTGGTTTGGCCACGTCCTATCAGATTTCCGCCACGTTGTGCGGTTGTATGACTTCTTCCTGGCCTGCCATCCTCTGAtgccaatctactttgctgctgtG ATTGTGCTGTACCGAGAGGACGAGGTGTTGGACTGTGAGTGTGACATGGCGTCGGTGCACCACCTCCTGTCCCAGATCCCCCAGGACCTGCCCTACGAGACACTCATCAGCCGTGCAGGAGACCTCTTTGTCCAGTTCCCCCCCTCCGAGCTGGCCAGGGAGGCTGCCCAACAGTACAGTCAACA GACAGCAGCTTCCACCTTTAAAGACTTTgacctggtctcagagcagcAGCGGCCTGACTCAGTCCTGCGAAGGCGGCTGAGGGAGAAGCAGGCGCTGGAAGGAGCAGCTGCAGGGGCCATGGTGGCGATGGCACAACCCACTGTGGCCCGACGCTTCGTACGACTGGCCGTGATGGGGCTCACTGTGGCCCTGGGGGCAGCTGCCCTCACCCTGGTCAACACAGCCCTGGAGTGGGTGCCCAAACTGGACTTGCATCTCTTCCCCTGA
- the LOC118400435 gene encoding repressor of RNA polymerase III transcription MAF1 homolog isoform X2, whose product MKLLENSSFEAINTRLTIETGDCQIIGRIESYSCKMAGEDKQMFKQFCQEGLPHVLEALSPPQSLGISPNKLSQSQSGDEGEGPLSDKCSRKTLFYLIATLNESFRPDYDFSRTKSHDFSREPSVNWVFNAVNSSLSAAAGEDYSLLQPQLWEAIDAEICLSECDIYSYNPDLDSDPYGEEGNMWSFNYFFYNTRLKRIVFFTCRSVSLFMAPRDSGIDNELDLELDEDCYENMDEERYGALCAQ is encoded by the exons ATGAAACTCCTGGAGAATTCTAGTTTTGAAGCCATAAACACCAGACTCACCATTGAAACGGGGGACTGTCAGATAATAGGAAG GATCGAGAGCTACTCTTGCAAGATGGCAGGCGAGGACAAGCAGATGTTCAAGCAGTTCTGTCAGGAGGGACTGCCTCATGTCCTGGAAGCCCTGTCCCCTCCACAGTCATTAGGAATAAGCCCCAACAA GTTGAGCCAGAGTCAGAGTGGAGACGAGGGGGAAGGGCCTCTCTCTGACAAGTGCAGCAGGAAGACCCTCTTTTACCTGATCGCCACCCTCAACGAATCCTTCCGCCCCGACTATGACTTCAGCCGCACCAAGAGCCACGACTTTAGCAGAGAGCCCAGCGTTAACTGG GTGTTCAACGCGGTGAACAGTAGTCTGTCGGCGGCGGCTGGGGAGGATTATAGTCTGCTTCAGCCCCAGCTGTGGGAGGCCATCGATGCTGAGATCTGCCTGTCCGAGTGTGACATCTACAG CTACAAcccagacctggactctgacccgTACGGAGAGGAGGGCAACATGTGGTCCTTCAACTACTTCTTCTACAACACGAGGCTGAAGAGGATCGTCTTCTTCACGTGCCGCTCGGTCAG TTTATTCATGGCCCCACGGGACTCTGGCATTGACAACGAACTGGACCTGGAGCTGGATGAAGATTGTTATGAGAACATGGatgaagagag
- the LOC118400435 gene encoding repressor of RNA polymerase III transcription MAF1 homolog isoform X1, whose translation MKLLENSSFEAINTRLTIETGDCQIIGRIESYSCKMAGEDKQMFKQFCQEGLPHVLEALSPPQSLGISPNKLSQSQSGDEGEGPLSDKCSRKTLFYLIATLNESFRPDYDFSRTKSHDFSREPSVNWVFNAVNSSLSAAAGEDYSLLQPQLWEAIDAEICLSECDIYSYNPDLDSDPYGEEGNMWSFNYFFYNTRLKRIVFFTCRSVSLFMAPRDSGIDNELDLELDEDCYENMDEESRYGALCAQ comes from the exons ATGAAACTCCTGGAGAATTCTAGTTTTGAAGCCATAAACACCAGACTCACCATTGAAACGGGGGACTGTCAGATAATAGGAAG GATCGAGAGCTACTCTTGCAAGATGGCAGGCGAGGACAAGCAGATGTTCAAGCAGTTCTGTCAGGAGGGACTGCCTCATGTCCTGGAAGCCCTGTCCCCTCCACAGTCATTAGGAATAAGCCCCAACAA GTTGAGCCAGAGTCAGAGTGGAGACGAGGGGGAAGGGCCTCTCTCTGACAAGTGCAGCAGGAAGACCCTCTTTTACCTGATCGCCACCCTCAACGAATCCTTCCGCCCCGACTATGACTTCAGCCGCACCAAGAGCCACGACTTTAGCAGAGAGCCCAGCGTTAACTGG GTGTTCAACGCGGTGAACAGTAGTCTGTCGGCGGCGGCTGGGGAGGATTATAGTCTGCTTCAGCCCCAGCTGTGGGAGGCCATCGATGCTGAGATCTGCCTGTCCGAGTGTGACATCTACAG CTACAAcccagacctggactctgacccgTACGGAGAGGAGGGCAACATGTGGTCCTTCAACTACTTCTTCTACAACACGAGGCTGAAGAGGATCGTCTTCTTCACGTGCCGCTCGGTCAG TTTATTCATGGCCCCACGGGACTCTGGCATTGACAACGAACTGGACCTGGAGCTGGATGAAGATTGTTATGAGAACATGGatgaagagag
- the LOC118400434 gene encoding TBC1 domain family member 20-like isoform X2, producing the protein MWTDGDSRRKRKVAEISQALNVTPVDVAALRRMAISEGGLLTDEIRCKVWPRLLNVPTDTLPEKPEEIERENNKDYNQVLLDVQRSLKRFPPGMPDKQREGLQEELIDIILRVLGRNTQLHYYQGYHDIVVTFLLVLDERLATALVEKLSTHHLRDFMDPTMDNTKHILNYLMPIIERINPEVHDFMQQAEVGTIFALSWLITWFGHVLSDFRHVVRLYDFFLACHPLMPIYFAAVIVLYREDEVLDCECDMASVHHLLSQIPQDLPYETLISRAGDLFVQFPPSELAREAAQQYSQQTAASTFKDFDLVSEQQRPDSVLRRRLREKQALEGAAAGAMVAMAQPTVARRFVRLAVMGLTVALGAAALTLVNTALEWVPKLDLHLFP; encoded by the exons ATGTGGACAGATGGCGACTCCcggaggaagaggaaggtggCAGAGATCTCTCAGGCCCTGAATGTGACGCCTGTGGATGTGGCGGCACTAAGGAGGATGGCCATCAGTGAGGGGGGGCTGCTCACAGACGAGATCCGCTGTAAAGTGTGGCCCCGGCTGCTGAATGTGCCTACCGACACCCTGCCTGAGAAACCAG aggaaatagagagggagaataATAAGGACTATAACCAGGTGCTGTTGGATGTCCAGCGTTCCCTTAAAAGGTTCCCTCCTG GCATGCCAGACAAGCAGCGTGAGGGCCTCCAGGAGGAGCTGATTGACATCATCCTGCGGGTGCTGGGAAGGAACACCCAGCTGCACTACTACCAGGGCTACCACGACATCGTGGTCACCTTCCTACTTGTGCTGGACGAACGTCTGGCCACTGCTCTGGTAGAGAAACTCTCTACGCACCACCTCAG GGACTTTATGGACCCAACTATGGACAACACTAAACACATCCTTAACTATCTGATGCCAATCATCGAGAGGATCAACCCAGAGGTGCATGACTTCATGCAGCA GGCAGAGGTGGGCACCATCTTTGCCCTTAGCTGGCTCATCACCTGGTTTGGCCACGTCCTATCAGATTTCCGCCACGTTGTGCGGTTGTATGACTTCTTCCTGGCCTGCCATCCTCTGAtgccaatctactttgctgctgtG ATTGTGCTGTACCGAGAGGACGAGGTGTTGGACTGTGAGTGTGACATGGCGTCGGTGCACCACCTCCTGTCCCAGATCCCCCAGGACCTGCCCTACGAGACACTCATCAGCCGTGCAGGAGACCTCTTTGTCCAGTTCCCCCCCTCCGAGCTGGCCAGGGAGGCTGCCCAACAGTACAGTCAACA GACAGCAGCTTCCACCTTTAAAGACTTTgacctggtctcagagcagcAGCGGCCTGACTCAGTCCTGCGAAGGCGGCTGAGGGAGAAGCAGGCGCTGGAAGGAGCAGCTGCAGGGGCCATGGTGGCGATGGCACAACCCACTGTGGCCCGACGCTTCGTACGACTGGCCGTGATGGGGCTCACTGTGGCCCTGGGGGCAGCTGCCCTCACCCTGGTCAACACAGCCCTGGAGTGGGTGCCCAAACTGGACTTGCATCTCTTCCCCTGA